A window of Plasmodium brasilianum strain Bolivian I chromosome 8, whole genome shotgun sequence contains these coding sequences:
- a CDS encoding ATP-dependent RNA helicase produces MRQAITFILPSEKKIAFLIYSHLKKKNEVVDKELENFILKNNLHNDIQLKRMKRKMNDALFDMPLNKMGLTAPNISTPSELAFKKISTPPRSLELVRKSVHMITPNDVLSSSDEEY; encoded by the exons Atga GACAAGCCATCACTTTCATTCTCCCatcggaaaaaaaaatagcgtTTCTTATTTACAGCCATCTGAAGAAGAAAAACGAAGTAGTCGACAAGGAACTGGAAAACTTTATCTTGAAGAATAATTTACATAACGACATACAACtgaaaagaatgaaaaggaaaatgaatGATGCATTATTTGATATGCCCTTGAACAAAATGGGACTAACTGCTCCAAACATATCAACACCTAGTGAACTTGCGTTTAAGAAAATATCAACTCCCCCTAGAAGTTTAGAGCTTGTGCGCAAAAGTGTTCATATGATTACACCTAATGATGTTTTATCATCCTCAGATGAGGAATACTga
- a CDS encoding ATP-dependent RNA helicase, with protein MIDERRTTSYKLQASSYKLQATNYKLQATNYKLQTTNYKLQTTNYKLQTTNYKLQTTSYKLQATNYTLQTTSYKLQTTSYKLQTTSYKLQTTSYKLQTTSYKLQTTNYKLQATSYKLQATNYKLQTTSYKLQTTNYKLQTNG; from the coding sequence ATGATCGACGAACGACGAACTACAAGCTACAAGCTACAAGCTTCAAGCTACAAGCTACAAGCTACAAACTACAAGCTACAAGCTACAAACTACAAGCTACAAACTACAAACTACAAGCTACAAACTACAAACTACAAGCTACAAACTACAAACTACAAGCTACAAACTACAAGCTACAAGCTTCAAGCTACAAACTACACGCTACAAACTACAAGCTACAAACTACAAACTACAAGCTACAAACTACAAACTACAAGCTACAAACTACAAACTACAAGCTACAAACTACAAACTACAAGCTACAAACTACAAACTACAAACTACAAACTACAAGCTACAAGCTACAAACTACAAGCTACAAACTACAAGCTACAAACTACAAGCTACAAACTACAAACTACAAACTACAAACTACAAACAAACGGTTAG
- a CDS encoding ATP-dependent RNA helicase, protein MSNSDEGKFFEHDDEKEEEKAGKGKELENKENAKNEKSNVTKNPNEENRDNEIGEELLGKDEIDPLDQFMEEINKVIEEEKKISEKKEKLKNNYEHVTSKRDQGKESVGEEGPHASKRYIRGNGKGQHGDNDDSSLDDNNATADIYEFLEKKNEELIHEKILEDGNGKQGNYVRKSGTAAKNKSDRLDGHDGYDGYDGYDGHDGHDGYDGYDEHVEHDGFDCLQYQSERRNDKEGDKIIDDMNYEEIELEKFKKDIFITDESINNFTLEESVQYKKKNNISAVGFNVPKPIFSFLQIKNLIDKDILQNMYNLSISVLSPIQSIVIPIFLSGRDFIATSRTGSGKTLSFIISLVIHIMNCKKFEGRVNYHMEKWDHRDDRHNIAEEEQAEKEENEEGKTYEDYKSEKKPQTKGRRGCPSAHALILTPTRELCVQIYDEMNRVSMKKLKSCILFSGINYTKAYNDIQKGVDIIIANVKTLISFINKKYLSLINTKYVILDEFDKLFTNQFIYSVISILKNIRPDAIRGFFSCTCSEHICELVKPYLNKRFITIKVGDNNVFIEKKFYILEENVKYMYLLNCIQNFIKNEQCFIFCNSKKNLLSLYDRLKKEISLRHISMDYIYGDIDQTQRIYKFECLKKKKTQIMISTDLMARGIDVVDLNFVINYDCPNDIFIYIHRIGRCSRMNSTGMSTLFHYGVRAYIHT, encoded by the coding sequence ATGAGCAACTCAGATGAAGGtaaattttttgaacatGATGATgagaaagaagaagaaaaagcaggaaaaggaaaagaattagaaaacaaagaaaatgcaaaaaatgaaaagtcaAATGTAACAAAAAACCCGAATGAGGAAAATCGAGATAATGAGATAGGAGAGGAACTCCTAGGGAAAGACGAAATTGATCCATTAGATCAGTTCAtggaagaaataaataaagtaatagaagaggagaaaaaaatatcagagaaaaaagaaaaattaaagaataattatgaacatgttACAAGTAAGAGGGATCAAGGGAAAGAATCAGTAGGTGAGGAGGGTCCACATGCGAGCAAAAGGTACATAAGAGGAAATGGAAAAGGTCAACATGGAGATAATGATGATAGCAGCCTGGATGACAACAACGCCACGGCTGATATCTACGAatttcttgaaaaaaaaaatgaggagTTAATACACGAAAAAATACTTGAGGATGGTAACGGAAAGCAGGGTAACTATGTCCGGAAGAGCGGTACTGCTGCGAAGAATAAGAGCGATAGACTTGATGGACATGATGGATATGATGGATATGATGGATATGATGGACATGATGGACATGATGGATATGATGGATATGATGAACATGTTGAGCACGATGGATTCGATTGTCTGCAGTACCAGAGCGAAAGGAGGAACGACAAGGAAGGGGATAAAATTATTGATGATATGAATTATGAAGAAATTGAAttggaaaaatttaaaaaggatatatttattacagaCGAAAGTATAAATAACTTTACGCTAGAAGAAAGTGtgcaatataaaaaaaaaaataatattagcgCTGTAGGGTTTAATGTACCTAAAccaattttttcctttttacaaataaaaaatttaatagatAAGGATATACtacaaaatatgtacaatCTATCTATTAGTGTTTTATCACCTATTCAAAGTATAGTTATCCCCATTTTTTTGAGTGGAAGAGATTTTATAGCTACTAGTAGAACAGGTTCAGGGAAGACCCTTTCCTTTATCATCTCGTTAGTTATTCACATAATGAATTGTAAGAAGTTTGAAGGAAGGGTAAACTATCACATGGAGAAATGGGATCATAGAGATGATAGGCACAATATAGCGGAAGAGGAGCAAGCAGAGAAGGAGGAAAATGAGGAGGGGAAGACGTACGAGGACTATAAGAGCGAAAAGAAGCCTCAAACGAAAGGAAGAAGGGGCTGCCCATCTGCACACGCTTTAATACTAACCCCGACGAGGGAATTATGTGTACAAATATACGACGAAATGAATAGAGTATCGatgaagaaattaaaatcatgtatattatttagtGGAATTAATTACACAAAAGCGTATAATGATATACAGAAGGGAGTAGATATAATCATAGCGAATGTAAAAACCTTAATcagttttataaataaaaaatacttatcACTAATAAATACCAAATATGTTATTCTGGACGAATTTGacaaattatttacaaaccaatttatatattcagttatatctattttgaaaaatatcaGACCTGATGCAATAAGAGGTTTTTTTTCCTGCACATGTTCAGAACATATATGTGAATTGGTAAAaccatatttaaataaaagattcataacaataaaagtaggggataataatgtatttatagaaaaaaagttttatattcTTGAAGAAAATgtcaaatatatgtatttgttgaactgtatacaaaattttataaaaaatgaacaatgctttattttttgtaatagtaaaaaaaatcttttgtCCCTATATGACAgattgaaaaaagaaatttcgCTTAGACATATTTCGATGGACTATATTTATGGAGATATTGATCAAACACAAAGGATATATAAGTTCGAATgcttgaaaaagaaaaagacaCAAATTATGATTAGTACAGATTTGATGGCACGTGGAATAGATGTTGTTGATTTGAACTTCGTCATTAACTATGATTGCCCCAAtgatattttcatttacattCACCGGATAGGACGGTGTTCCAGGATGAACAGCACAGGTATGTCCACCCTGTTCCATTACGGCGTTCGtgcttacatacatacgtaa